The DNA window GGGCCATCGAGAACCGCCTCCACTGGGTGCGAGACGTCGTCTTCGACGAGGACCGCCACCAGCTGCGCACCGCCAACGGACCCCAGGTCATGGCCGCCCTGCGCAACCTCGCCATCAGCCTCATCAGACTCCTCCACGGCCCCGCGGCCTCCATCGCCGCCACCACCAGAGCCATGGCCAGACGCCCCCGACGAGCCATAGACCTGATCACCCGCCCACCCCAATGAACCGACTTTGCCGAGACCCTGCATCCCGGGCGAAGGCGGCGACGGCGTCCGATAGCGAGGCGGGCGCGGGCCGCTCACCGGCTCCGAGTCTGGATTCTGGCGCTCTGGGAGGATCGTTCGAATCGGCACATCGGATGCGCTCGAGGATTTCCGCATGATTCCGCGATTCTGGCGGCGACGCGAGCGGGTGCGGGGCGGAACGATCCTCCCGGAGCGCCATTTCCCGCCCCGGGCGGGCCCCGGAGGGCGGAGCCCCCGGGTCCAATGAGGCGTGCGGGGCGTGCGGTCGGCGATCAGGACGGGGCGACCACCGTCAGCCCGCAGCGCCGTGCGGCATCCTGCATCTCATAATCGTACGTGAGAATAATATCGGCGCGGATGTCCAGAGCGACTGCCAGGTGAATGGAGTCCGCAGAACGCAGCCCCGTAGGCTCCCTGGCGGCATTCAGAAGATGCTCCCTGGAGACATCGACGAGTTCGACCCCCGACAGCAAGGTTGCGACCGCCTCCTCATCGAGTTCGCGACGGCGCCTGGCAGCGCAGTGGAGCTCCGTGTAGAGCAGGAAGGACGAGCACAGGGCTGTGTCGGCTGCGTCATCGACGCTGCCAGCGCTGCGCGGCACACTCCGGTTGAGCCACCGCGCCAACGGCTCCGACTCATCCTCCTCAACGAGGAGCTTGAGTGCCGCGGACGTGTCCAGGTAATGGATCGTCATCGTTCGCCGCGCAGATCATCCAGCACATCCCGGGACGCGATGCCGGTTGCGCGCCTCAACCGGGCGAAATCTATGCGAGCCCTCGGAGTGACGGCCCCACGCCGCCTGAGAAGGGCGAGTCGCTCGCCGCCCACGGGAGAAAGCAGAGCCACCGGCTCCCCGTTGTTGGTGACCTCGAAGGTCTCTCCCGCCTGCACACGACGAAGAATTGAAGCACTGTTATTGCGCAGTTCGCGATGCGTAATCGTGGACACGGCCATCACCTCGTAGCAAGCGTAGCACATAGTCTCCCGGAGTGACATCCCTGAGCCCGTCCGGATCGCGAGGCCGCCGTCGCCGTTTCCGCACGACCCGGCGCCGTCGCGGACCCGGCGGGCGGCGCCGTCGACGCCTACGCGATCACACCGCGCGCCGTCGCCCGGTCGGGGCGAGCCCGCCGGCCCGGACGCCCGCCGGCCGCCCCGCAGGCCCGCCGCCCAGCCCGAACCTGCTGCGGCCGGCCCGCCCGCGATCGGAGGCGCGCGGATCCCGCCAGCGTATGTCGGCCCCGCCCGTGACCGGGCGGCGACCTGGTCGGAAATCGCGCACCCACCCGCGGAGGGTCGGCCCCGCCCGTGACCGGGCGGCGAATCGGGTCGGGATTGGGACGATGTACCCGCCGCCCAACGACTAGAGTCGGGAGCATCGCCCTGAGCGGGCGCCGTTGACCGGCTAGGAGAACAGATGAGTAAAATTCGCGTCGCCATCGTCGGCGTGGGCAACTGCGCGTCGTCGCTGGTGCAGGGCGTCACCCACTACGCCGACGCCGAACCGACCGACACGGTGGGCGGCCTCATGCACGTCCAGTTCGGCGATTACCACGTCTCGGACATCGAGTTCGTCGCCGCCTTCGACGTCGACGCCGCCAAGGTCGGCCTCGACCTCGCCGATGCCATCAACGCCTCCGAGAACAACACCATCCGGATCGCCGACGTCGCCCCGACCGGGGTCGTGGTCCAGCGCGGCGTCACCCTCGACGGCTTCGGCAAGTACTACCGCGAGACGGTGGAGGAGTCCGCCCGGCCCCCGGTCGACGTGGTCGAAGCACTCAAGGACGCCCGGGTCGACGTCGTCGTCTCCTACCTGCCGGTCGGCTCGGAGGAGGCCGACAAGTTCTACGCCCAGTGCGCCATCGACGCCGGCTGCGCCTTCGTCAACTGCCTGCCGGTCTTCATCGCCTCCGACCCGCAATGGGCCCGGAAGTTCACCGATGCGGGCCTGCCCATCATCGGCGACGACGTCAAGTCGCAGATCGGCGCCACCATCACCCACCGGGTGCTGGCCCGCCTCTTCGAAGAGCGCGGCGTGACCATCGACCGCACCTATCAGCTGAACGTGGGCGGCAATATGGACTTCAAGAACATGCTGGAGCGCGAGCGGCTGGTCTCCAAGAAGATCTCCAAGACCCAGGCCGTCACCTCCAACGTCGGCAAGGAGTTCGAGGCCCGGGACATCCACGTCGGCCCATCCGACTACGTCGGCTGGCTGGACGACCGCAAGTTCGCCTTCGTGCGCCTGGAGGGCCACAACTTCGGCGGCGCCCCGGTCTCCCTGGAGTACAAGCTGGAGGTGTGGGACTCCCCGAACTCCGCCGGCGTGGTCATCGACGCCATCCGCGCCGCCAAGATCGGCCTGGACCGCGGCATCGGCGGCCCGCTGCTGTCGCCGTCGTCCTTCTTCATGAAGTCCCCGCCCGAGCAGCGCCACGACGAGGACGCCATGGCCTCCACCGAGGACTTCATCGCGGGCAGGGTCGAGCGCTGAGCGGCCGGCCCCGGGGGCGGGCGCGCCGTAATCCCCGCACGCCGCGCGAGCGCGTGCTGCTGTCGGAGGGGTCGAGCCTGACGGCCCGCGAGTTCGTCGCCGTGCTGGGCGCCCGCGGCATCGACGTCGAGGTGGCCTCCCCGACCCGCCGCCCGCTGGCCTCCTTCAGCAGGTGGTGCCGGGCGGTGCGCCTGGTCCCGGCCCCCGGGGACGACCCCGTGGGCTACCTGCGCGCGCTCGACGCCCTGCTCGCCGCGGGGCGCTGCATCGCGCTGCTGGCCACCCACGAGCAGGCGTGGCTGCTGGCCGCGGGCGAGCGGTACCTGCCGCACGCCCGCGGGCGGCTCGCCGTCGCCGGAGCCGGGGCGTTCGAGCGGGTGCAGTCCAAGATCTCCTTCGCGGCCCTGTGCGACGAGCTCGGCATCCCCCAGCCCGCCTGGCACGAGGTGGGCTGCGAGGCGGACCTGGACCGGGTCGGGTACCCGGTGTGGGTCAAGGCCGCCTACTCGACGGCGGGCCGCGGCGTCCGCCGCGCCGCCACCCGCGCCGAGGCGGTCTCGGCCTGGCGGGCCCTCGGGGGCGCCGGAACCGCCGGGAATCCCGTCAAGGTCATGGTGCAGGCGCCGGCCGCCGGGGCCTACCGGCAGGTAGCCGCCCTGTTCGACCGCGGCCGGCTCATCGCGGCGGCCTGCTCCCAGCGCATCGGCCCGGGCGCGGGCGGGTCCGCGGCGGCCCGGCTGTCGGTGGCGGACCCGGGCGCGGTCGACGCCGTCGTCCGCCTGGGCCGGGAGCTGGAGTGGCACGGCGGCCTGACCTGCGACTACTTCGCCGACGGCGCCGGGCGCAGGCTGTTCATCGAGTGCAACCCCCGCACCACCGAGCCCGGCAACGCCGCCGCGGCGGGCGTCGACCTGCCGTCCCTCACCATCGCCCTGGCCACGGGCGGGCCGCTGCCCCGCGCGCCGCTCATCGCCCGGGCGGGGGTGCGCACGCGCTCGACCATGGCGCTCGCGCTGGGGGCCGCCGAGACACGGGGCACCCGCCGGGCGGTCGTCGGGGCACTGGGCCGCGCCCTGGGCGGCCGGGGGCCCCTGCGGGGCAGCCGCGAAGTCCTCACCCCGGTCCTGCGCGACCCTCCCGGCCTGGTGCCCGCCCTGGTCGCCGTCGGCGCCGTCCTCGTCCGACCCGGCGCCGTCGCGGACCTGGCGGGCGACGCCGTCGGCGCCTACGCGATCACGCCCGCCACCATCGCCCGGCTGAACGGCGGACCAGCCTGAGCCCGGGGCCGCTCCCGTCACGCCCCGTCATTCACCCGGCCCCGGGCGGACCGGCCCGAGCCCAAGGAGCGTGCCCGGCCCGCATCCGCGGTGGTGCGCCCGGGCGGTTCGCCGGGAGGACAATGCGGCGTCGCACCGCGCCGCCCCGGACCGGGCGGCGTAGCCTGCCGGGGTGCCGACCCCGATCCGAGTGACGAAGATCCACCACGCCTGCCTGACGGTCGACGACGGGAGCACGAGGCTCCTGCTCGACCCGGGCCGGCTCGGGCCCCGCCCCGGCCTGGACGGCGTCGACGCCGTGCTCATCACCCACCGGCACTTCGACCACTTCGACCCGGAGCTCGTCGAGGAGGCCCTGGGCCGCGGCGTCCCCGTCTGGATGCCGGGGGACGCATTCGGCGACCTCGGCGATTCCGGCGGCGCGGTCGGCGACACCCTGCACGAGGCGGTTGCGGGCGCGACGCTGCGCATAGGCGCCCTGACCGTCCGGGTGTCCGGCAGCCGCCATGCCGAGGTGCACCCGACCATCCCGGGCCCGGAGAACCGCGCCTACCTGATCGACGAGCGGGTGCTCGTCACCGGCGACGAGCACCCCGCCTCGCCGGGGCGCCTCACGGCCCTGGTCACCCCCGCCGACGCCCCGTGGCTGCGCGCCGCCGACCTGATCCGCTACGTGCGCGCCGTGCGCCCCGAGCTCGTCATCGGCGTCCACGACGGCCTGCTCAACGCGGACGGGCTCAGCGTGGCCCGCCGCGTGGTCGACTCGCTGCGGGGCGAGGGCGCGGCCCGATCCGCCCTGCTCGCCGACGGCGAGGCCATCGACATCCCCGAATGACGGCGCCCCCGCTCCGCCGCGGACGCGGGCGGACGGATCGGCGGCGGATCCGGAGTCGCCGGCATCGCATCGGTCCGGCCCGTCCGGCCCGCTCCGCCGCGGGGTCGACCAGGGCTGTTGACCAACCGAAGTCGGATGAAGAATCATCAACCGCATGAGAACGGTGGAGGTTCAGGAGGCCAAGACGCACCTGTCCGCGCTGCTGGCGGAGGTGGAGCGCGGCGCCACGATCGCCATCGCCCGGGGACCGCGGACGATCGCGCGCCTGGTTCCGGCCGACTCCGGTGAGCGCGAACTCGGATTCGGCGGTTACCGGCTGCCGGACAGCTTCTTCGACGAGCTGCCCGAGGAGGAGCTGGACGCCTGGGAGGGGGCGTGAGCGATTGGCGGGCGCGTTGTGGTGCTGGTGGGGCTCCTGTGGCGGTTCGGGGCGGGGGCGTGATGCTCCTATTGGTGTCAAGTGGTGTGGGTCTGTGGTTGTTGGGTGCTGAGCCATTGGCGGTATGCTGCGGTGAGGGTGGTGTCGGGGCGTGTGCCGCGTTCGAGTTCGCTGATCCGGGCCGGGTGGGTGTTCAGGTGGTGGGCGGCTTGGGTGAGGGTGAGTCCTCGTTCGTGGCGCAGGCGGCGCAGGTCGTCGGTGCGGGGTGCGGGTCGGGGGTGGGTCAGCAGGTGCCATGCTTCGCGGGCGATGGCGCGTTTGAGGCAGCGCAGGATCTCTTTGCGGCTCTTGCCCGTGGCGGTGAGGCGGGCGGCGTAGACCTTGGTGCGCGGGTCGCTGGACAGGCGGACCAGGGCGATCTGGTGCAGCGCCCAGTTGGCCTGTCGGTCGCCGCCGCGGTTGAGTCGGTGGCGGTTGGTCCTCCCGGAGCTGGCGGGGATCGGGGCGGCGCCGCACAGGGCGGCGAAGGATGCCTCGGAGCGGATTCGGTCGGGGTTGTCGCCGGCGGTGACGAGCAGGGTGGCGGTGGTGATGACGCCGTAGCCCTTGGTGGCGAGCATCGTCGGGGCGGCGCGGGCGGTCAGTGCGCGCAGCTCGGTGTCGATGTCGGTGATCTCGTCGGTCAGGATCCGGTGGCGGCGGGCCAGGCGGCGCAGTGTCCGCGTGGTCGTCGATGCGGGGGTGTCGGCGGTCGGTGCGGGGCGCGTGCGGGCCAGGGCGCCGATGAGCTCCCCGCCGCTGAGACGGGCGAAGCGGGTGCGCACGGCGTCGGGGGCGGTGGTCAGCAGGGCGGTGATCTGCCGGTGGGCGGCGACGCGGGCCTTCATCGCGCTGCGGCGCTCGACCAGGAGCACCCGGATCTGTTCGCAGGGGCCGGTGCCGGTCTTGGCCACGGGCAGGGCGTCGGCCTCGGCCAGCGCCCTGCCGGCGGCGGCGTAGGCGTCGATCGGGTCGGACTTGCCGCGGCGGCGCTGGGAGCGCTTGGGACGGATGACCTCGCGGATCGGCGCGCCGGCGGCCCTCAGAGCGCGGGCCAGGCCCGCCCCGTAGGAGCCGGTGCCCTCGATGCCGATCATCCGGATGCGCCCGCGGGAGCGGACGAAGTCGTGCAGCTGGTCGTGGCCCGCCGGGGTCGCGGGGACCTGCATATCGCCCAGCCCTGCGCCGGTCGCCGCGCTGCCGGCCGCGACGTGGTGGGTGTCCTTGTGGGTGTCGACCCCCGCGACGACCCAGGGCCCGTCGTCGGATCGGTCCCGGGTGCGCGTCCCGGTGGTGTCTGTCATCATGATGATGCGCCTTCCTCGTGGTGGGCGCGCCGGTCGGGGCCGAGCAGACAGGACGTTGACGGGGCTCTCCAAGCTCGTATCAGGTCATGCAGGGCCTCGACCGGCGCCGGTGTGTCGCCGGCCGGCCGGGACGCGGACAGATCACGACCAGGGCAGACCCCCGGGGCCGCCAGTCAAATTCCGGGTCACACGCCCCCGCCGGGCAGGCACTTACATTCTCCACGTCCAAATCTGCCACAAAGGCGCCCCGGGTCGGGATCGGCCGCGAATAAAAGCCAGGAATATCAACGTTTCTCTTCGCGCGCTCCGGCTCGATCCGGGTCTTTGTGGCAGATTTGGACAAACCGGGGCCGCCGCGGGCCCCGGGAGGGGCGTCGAGGGTCGGGCGGTGACCGCGGCGGGCGCTCCAATCAACCGGGCGAGACCCACGAGAACGTCTGCGGAGGCATGTTCTCGCGGGTCACTCGGCGACTTCGAAGGTCGGAGAGCGATCAGCCCGGCGATCCTGCGGAGCGAGGTCGGAATCGGGATAGCGGGCGGGACCGGGGCCGGGTCATTCCCAGCGGAAGAGCCGGGTCATTCCCAGCGGAAGAGCCGGGCCGCGAGCGCGGCGCAGACGATCCCGAAGCCCAGCAGGACCGCGGCCGATCCCCAGTGCGCGCCCCATCCGTCCCCGGCCCACAGGCCCTGGCAGAGGTGGGTCAGCTGGGTCAGCGGCGAGAAGCGGGCCACCGCGCGCACCCCCTCGGGCAGAACGGCCATGGGCACGGCGGCTCCGGAGGTGAAGATGAGCGGGTACAGCACGATATTGCCGATCCCCTGGGCCGCGCCCGGGGTCTGGAAGCGGGAGGCCAGCAGGTAGCCCAGCGCCAGGAAGGCCGCCAGGCCCAGTAGGGTGGCCGCCAGCGCTCCGAGCAGGGCGCCGGCGGAGGCGGGCCGCACGTTGAAGCCGAGGATGACGACGGCGTACATGGCCGCGATCGAGGCGAAGGTGAGGGTCAGGCGGGAGACGACGTCGGCCGCCAGGTAGGGGCCGGGGGACAGCGGGGTGGCCCGGAAGCGCCGCAGCACCCCGGCGCTGCGCTGGGCGGCCATGTCCACCGGCACCATAATGGCTGAGGTGATGGCGATGACGATGCCGGGGAAGGCGGTGAAGTTGGCCTCCAGGAAGCCCCTGCCGCCGAACTGCGGGGCGGGGTCGTTGCCGAAGATGAGGCCCATGACGATGATGAACACCGGGGCGAAGGCGAGGGAGAAGACGACGGTGACGGGGTCGCGCAGGGTCCGCAGGGCGGTGACCCGGCACAGACGGCGGAAGGCCTTCATGGATGATCCCTTCATGGCTCTCAGTCCTCCTCACGCATGGAGCGGCCGGTCAGGGAGAGGAACACGTCCTCCAGGTCGGGGGCGGACACGCGCACGTCGCTCACGACGACGCCGGTGGCCTCCAGCGCTTCGATGATCCTCTGGGGGAAGCGGGTGTCGGGCGCGTGGAGGCGCACCTGGCAGCCGCGGATCCGCAGGTTCGAGACGCCCTCGACGCCGTCGAGCGCCTCGGCGGTCACGGGCTCGGAGGTGCGCAGTTCGACCTCGGCCCCGCCGCCCAGGGAGGCGACCAGGTTCGGCACGGTGTCCAGGGCGATGAGGCGGCCGTGGTCGATAATGCCGACGCGGTCGCACAGGGCCTGGGCTTCGTCCATGTCGTGCGTGGTCATGAGGACCGTGGCGCCGCCCTGGCGGATGGAGCGGACCACGTCCCACATGGCCAGGCGGGCCTGGGGGTCGAGCGCGGTGGTGAGCTCGTCGAGGAAGACGAGTTCGGGGCGGTTGATCAGGGCCAGGGCGATGAACACGCGCTGGCGTTGGCCGCCGGAGAGCTTGTCGACGTAGGAGTTCTTCTTGGCGGCGATCCCCAGCTCGGCGAGCAGCGCGTCGCCGTCGAGGGGGGAGTCGTAGAAGGAGGCGAACAGGTCCACGGCCTCGCCGACCTTGATCTTGGGCGGCAGGGCGGCGCTCTGGAGCTGGACGCCGATGCGGGCGCGCCAGGCGGGCGTGGGGCGGGCGGGGTCGGCGCCCAGGACCCGCAGGGTGCCGCCGCTGGGGGTGCGCAGTCCTTCCAGGCACTCCAGGAGGGTGGTCTTGCCGGCTCCGTTGGGGCCGATGAGTCCGAGGATCTCCCCGGGGCGGACCTCGAAGGAGACGGAGTCGACGGCGGTGAGGCTCCCGTAGGTCCTGGTCAGGTTCTCGACGGCGATGGCGGGGTTCATGACTGCTCCTGGCGGGTGGGTGCGGAGGCCGCGGGCGGGGCGGCGTTCGGCGGGGTTGAGGTCGGCCCGGCGCCCGGTGCGCCCGGCGGGGCGGAGGGCGCCGCGGCGCCCGGCGTGTCCGGCGGGGGTCCCATGGGGGCGCTCCCGCCCAGGGTGGAGCGCACGAGCATGGCGAGCGGGTCGTCCGTGGCGCGCTCCAGCAGGAAGCGCAGGGGAATGAGGGCCAGCCCCTGGGCCGAATCGGTCAGGACGACGAGCTGGTCGCCGGGCTCGAGCCCGAGCTGCTTGCGGGCCTGCGCCGGCAGGGCCACCTGTCCGCGCTGACCGACGGTGACGGTCCCGAAGAAGCCCTTGCCGTCGGGGCCGATATGGGCGGGGTTGCGTGGAGTCATGGCTCACTCCTCCATCGAGTTGACATGTATAGCATGTAAAACATGCACGAGAGAATGATGCACCCTTCCGTCGCCGCGCGCAAGGGGAGGGCGCGGGCAGGAGCAGGGGAGGGTGCGGGCGTCGTTGACCTCGGGGGCGCCGGGCTCAGGGGCGCACGATCTCGCCGTCGTCGCTGACCCGGGCGATGGCGATCCCGTGCCGGGGCGCCGTCTCGTACAGTCGGCTCACGAGGTCCCGGGCCCGGGGCCAGCCCACAGAGATGCACATGTACCGGGGCGCGAAGACGTAGTCGACGATGTACTCGTCAATGCCGGGGCGGGCCCCGCGCGTCGCGTCATCAACGGCGTCGGGCCCGTTCAGAGCGGGGAAGTACCGGCGGAGCTCGCGGTACAGGGACTGCAGGTCGGGGCTCATCACCGCCGGGTCGTAGCCGGTCCCCAGCACCCCCTCCTCCTCCCACCAGGCCGGGAAGTCGGCGTCGGAGACGAGGTCGGGATCGAAGACGAGAATGTCGTAACTCATGGCGGTGTCGCTCCTCGGAGGTCGGACAGCTGCGGCTGGGACGATGCGGCCGGCGGGCGTCCCGGTCGGGCAGCGCCGTCGGCGCCGTCGGGGCGGTGCGGGTGGCGCCGTCGACGCAGGGCGGGCGGGGCCGGCTCGGCTCAGACGTCGATGCGGCGCAGGAGCTCGGGGCGCGGGAGGGCGCCGCGCAGAACGTAGTCGCGGAAGAAGGGCACGGCCTGCTCGCCAGTGAGGACCTCCTCGGGGTGGCACCTCACGGTGCAGGTGGACCCGCCGCCGGCGTCCCAGGACAACTCGGTCCAGGCCCCGGGGTCCCCGACGGGCTCGCGCGCCACGGCGTAGTGGGAGTAGCCCTCCTCATCGGTCACCCGCACCTCCAGGACCAGGTCCGTGCAGCGCCCGCCGACCTGCATGTAGGTGGCGCGCGCGGGGTCGTCGGCGGCGACCTCGGTGATATTGTCGGCCCCCTCGGGCAGGGCCCACACCCCGCAGGAGAAGAAGGTCCGCCCGTCCAGGACCCGCGGGTCGGTGAGGCGGCGGGCGAGCTCGGCGACGACGGAGTCGGGAGTCTGCTCCCAGTCGAAGCCGTCCGCATGCCCCAGCTCGGCGCCGACCGTCCATGTGGCGAACATCCTGGTCATGCCATTGCACTTCCCATCCACGTACCGTCCGGGCCGGGACGGCGCCGCGACCGGGACGGGCGCCCGACCGCGGATCGTGCGGAGGGCGCGCCGGCCGTCCCAATGCCCCTAGACTAGCGCCACCCAGTCCTCACCACGCAGGAGCCCACATGTCATCGTCCGCCGCCTCGCTGCGCTCAGGTCTGACCATCGCCCTGGGCCGCGCGGCCCGTCTGGCCGCCCGCCTGCGCGGGGGCGGCTCGGGCGGCACCGCCCTGCCGGGCCTGGTCATGGAGAAGACGGATCCCGGCTTCCTGCGTCGCACCCTCGACCAGCTGCCCCTGGGCGTCGTCGTCGTCTCCGGCACCAACGGCAAGACGACGACGACGAAGATGGTCGTCGAGCTGCTCACCGCCCAGGGCCTGAAGGTCCTGACCAATAGGACCGGCTCGAACTTCGTGCGCGGGGTCCTGGCCTCCCTGCTCACCGAGGTCGACGCCGTCGGGCGCCTGAACCACGACGTCGCCGTCCTCGAGCTCGACGAGGCCCACGCCGTGCGCTTCGTCCGGCGGGTCCGCCCGCGCGCGGCCCTCCTGCTCAACGTCATGCGCGACCAGCTCGACCGCTTCGGCGAGATCGACTACACCGCCTCCCTGCTGCACAAGGTCGCCGTGGCCACCACCGACGCCGTGGTCGTCAACGCCGACGACCCGCGTCTGTCCGGCCCCGCCTTCTTCAAGGGCGTGAGGGCGCGCACCGCCGCCTTCGGGGCCGGGTCGGGTCTGCGCTCCCTGTTCGTCTCCGACGACGACCTGCGCACCGGCTCCGCCGCGCCCGCCGAGACGCCCGCCGACGGCGCGGCCGATGAGACGGCCGGTGGCGCGGACGTGACCGGCGGCGGCGGCGCGCCCGCCGACGGCGCGGCGACCACCGACGGCGCCCCGACTGCCGCCGCCGAGACACCTGACGCCCCGGCCGCACCCCCGACCGCCGACGCCCCGGCCGCCGACGCCCCGACCCCGGCCGACGACGCCCCGGCCGCCGACGCCCCGACCCCGGCCGACGACGCCCCGGCCGCCGACGCCCCAGCAGCCGATGCCCCGGCCCCGGCTGCGACCCCGCGCGCCTGCCCCGCCCCCCGGGTGGTGCTGGAGTCGCTCCAGGGCCGCGGCGCCGTCGTACGCGTGGACGGGACCGACCACGAGGTGTCCTTCGCCATCCCGGGCGTCCACAACCAGCTCAACGCCTGCGCCGCCCTGGCCCTGGCCCTGGAGGTCCTGGGCGAGAAGGCCGACGTCGACTCGCTGCTCGCCGCGCTCGCGCGCGTCCGGGCGGCCTTCGGGCGCGGGGAGGTCCTGACCCTGGACGGCCGGGACGTCGAGCTGTCCCTGGTCAAGAACCCCGCGGGCTTCCGCATGGGGCTGCTCACCGCCGAGCAGGCCGTGGCCGCGCGCGGGGCCGAGACCGTCATGATCGCCATTAACGACGAGTACGCCGACGGGCGCGACATGTCCTGGCTGTGGGACGTGGACTTCACCTGCCTGCGCGGCGAGGGCGTCGCGGTGGTCACCGGCGTGCGCGCCTGGGACATGGCGCTGCGACTGCGCTACGACGAGGTGCCCATCGGCGTCGTCGAACCGGACCTGGGCAAGGCGCTGGCGCTGCTGCGCCGGGCGCCCGACGTCGTGACCGGGGCCGGTGCCAACAAGAGCGCCGGGGCTAATGCCGGGGCCGGCGAGGAAGCTGCGGCCGCGGACGGTGCCGACAAGAGCGCCGGGGCCAGTGCTGGTGCCGACAAGGACGCTGCGGCTGAGACCGGGACCGCGCCCTCGAACCGGCCCATGCGGGTCTTCACCACCTACACGGCGATGCTGGCGCTGCGGGCGCGGCTGGGCGAGCTGACCGAGGTCGAGGAGGTCATGAAGTGAGCACCGGGGTGACGGTCTACGAGCACACGACGGCGGGCGCGGCCCGCGGGCGGATCCGCCTGCTCCAGCTCTACCCGCGGGACATGAATATCTACGGGGACTGGGGCAACACCCTGGTCCTCATCCGCCGCGCCCAGTGGGTCGGCTACGACGTCGAACTGACCTCCTACGACCCGGGCGAGGAACTGCCGGGAGAAGTGGACCTCGTCGTGGGCGGCGGCGGGCAGGACTCCGGGCAGGAGCGCATTAAGGACGACCTCGTGGCGCGCGGGCCGGAGCTGGTGGCCCGGGCGTCCGACGGCACCCCCATGCTGGTCATCTGCGGCCTCTACCAGCTCTTCGGGCACCGCTTCATCACGGGCACC is part of the Actinomyces sp. oral taxon 414 genome and encodes:
- a CDS encoding MurT ligase domain-containing protein, with protein sequence MSSSAASLRSGLTIALGRAARLAARLRGGGSGGTALPGLVMEKTDPGFLRRTLDQLPLGVVVVSGTNGKTTTTKMVVELLTAQGLKVLTNRTGSNFVRGVLASLLTEVDAVGRLNHDVAVLELDEAHAVRFVRRVRPRAALLLNVMRDQLDRFGEIDYTASLLHKVAVATTDAVVVNADDPRLSGPAFFKGVRARTAAFGAGSGLRSLFVSDDDLRTGSAAPAETPADGAADETAGGADVTGGGGAPADGAATTDGAPTAAAETPDAPAAPPTADAPAADAPTPADDAPAADAPTPADDAPAADAPAADAPAPAATPRACPAPRVVLESLQGRGAVVRVDGTDHEVSFAIPGVHNQLNACAALALALEVLGEKADVDSLLAALARVRAAFGRGEVLTLDGRDVELSLVKNPAGFRMGLLTAEQAVAARGAETVMIAINDEYADGRDMSWLWDVDFTCLRGEGVAVVTGVRAWDMALRLRYDEVPIGVVEPDLGKALALLRRAPDVVTGAGANKSAGANAGAGEEAAAADGADKSAGASAGADKDAAAETGTAPSNRPMRVFTTYTAMLALRARLGELTEVEEVMK